A genomic segment from Flavobacterium sp. 9R encodes:
- the cyoE gene encoding heme o synthase produces the protein MVLTNTVSLKSIYLDFKAITKAGLAISVVFSSIAGFVLGIDHFEASTWGVLLKLAIGGYCMVGASNAYNQVIEKDLDALMDRTKNRPVASGRMQPRVAVVVASMLTILGLVLLYSINPKSAMFGAISIFLYTSVYTPLKTMTSLSVFVGAFPGAIPFMLGWVAATGEFGIEAGTLFLIQFFWQFPHFWAIGWFLYEDYEKAGFFMLPTGKRDNGTALQIILYTIWLIIASLLPMFGYTGQLFLSPIAAVLVFLIGLWMLFYAVKVYQIRTAKAARTLMLVSVSYITLLQIIYIVDKFLR, from the coding sequence ATCGTTTTGACAAATACAGTTTCCCTCAAATCCATTTATTTAGATTTTAAAGCCATCACTAAAGCAGGTCTTGCCATTAGTGTTGTTTTTTCTTCCATTGCTGGTTTTGTTTTGGGGATTGATCATTTCGAGGCAAGTACTTGGGGGGTATTACTAAAGTTAGCTATTGGTGGGTACTGTATGGTTGGTGCTTCAAATGCATACAATCAAGTAATTGAAAAAGATTTAGATGCTTTAATGGACCGAACTAAAAATCGTCCAGTGGCTTCGGGAAGAATGCAGCCAAGAGTAGCTGTCGTTGTGGCTTCAATGTTGACAATTTTAGGATTGGTATTGTTGTATAGTATTAATCCAAAATCAGCCATGTTTGGTGCGATTTCGATTTTTTTATATACCAGTGTTTATACACCATTAAAAACAATGACTTCGTTGTCTGTTTTTGTTGGAGCTTTTCCTGGTGCAATTCCGTTCATGTTAGGATGGGTTGCTGCTACGGGAGAATTTGGGATAGAGGCAGGAACGTTGTTTTTGATTCAGTTTTTTTGGCAGTTCCCACATTTTTGGGCTATAGGGTGGTTTTTGTATGAAGATTATGAAAAAGCCGGTTTTTTTATGTTGCCCACAGGAAAAAGAGATAATGGTACGGCATTACAGATAATTTTATACACCATTTGGTTAATCATTGCGTCGCTTTTACCAATGTTTGGTTATACTGGTCAGTTGTTTTTGAGTCCAATAGCTGCTGTTTTGGTTTTTTTAATCGGTCTATGGATGTTGTTTTATGCTGTTAAAGTTTACCAAATCAGAACCGCAAAAGCAGCAAGAACATTAATGTTGGTGAGTGTATCCTATATTACACTTTTGCAGATTATATATATTGTAGATAAATTTTTAAGATAG
- a CDS encoding heme-copper oxidase subunit III — protein sequence MDMIMTKDEHQSRTARSYKLILLFAMVSMTMMFAGLTSAFVVSKSRVDWLKDFQLPPAFFISTFAILASSITFHLAKKAIQKDNQKATSQWLLVTLVLGVAFVVLQFIGFGQIVAKGYYFTGPASSITTTFLYIVTVMHLLHLAGGLISLLIIIYNHFKQKYSATQSLGIELGVMYWHFLDLLWVYLFLFLYFFK from the coding sequence ATGGATATGATAATGACAAAAGACGAGCATCAATCTAGAACTGCGAGATCCTATAAGCTGATCTTGTTGTTTGCAATGGTAAGCATGACCATGATGTTTGCGGGATTAACGAGTGCCTTTGTGGTAAGTAAGTCAAGAGTAGATTGGTTGAAAGATTTTCAATTGCCTCCTGCTTTTTTTATTAGTACGTTTGCAATTTTAGCTAGTAGTATTACATTTCATTTGGCTAAAAAAGCCATTCAAAAAGACAATCAGAAGGCTACAAGCCAATGGTTGTTGGTTACATTAGTGTTAGGAGTTGCATTTGTAGTATTGCAATTTATAGGTTTTGGTCAAATTGTTGCTAAAGGGTATTATTTTACAGGACCAGCTAGTTCTATTACTACGACATTCCTTTATATTGTAACGGTTATGCACTTGTTGCACTTGGCTGGAGGATTAATTTCTTTGCTAATTATTATTTATAATCATTTTAAACAAAAATATAGCGCAACTCAATCTCTTGGAATTGAACTTGGTGTAATGTACTGGCATTTCCTTGATTTATTGTGGGTTTATTTATTTTTGTTTTTATATTTCTTTAAATAA
- a CDS encoding cytochrome c oxidase subunit 3, giving the protein MGATVTTANNDEKIWSGGNEPMGASYGKLMMWFFIVSDALTFSGFLAAYGFSRFKFIETWPLADEVFTHFPFLHGVSAPMYYVALMTFILIFSSVTMVLAVDAGHQMKKDKVALYMFLTIIGGLIFVGSQAWEWKNFIKGEYGAVETTGGSLLQFVDKDGKRVALADFAKTLPEEREQLTRNKAKWFMSEPALPSYSVAEVQAGFKANPDLLVRTETITKDKKKLVLSRAESEARLADAKLVIEGANLTHNEYGSKLFADFFFFITGFHGFHVFSGVVINIIIFFNVLLGTYEKRRSYEMVEKVGLYWHFVDLVWVFVFTVFYLV; this is encoded by the coding sequence ATGGGAGCGACAGTTACTACTGCAAACAACGACGAAAAGATATGGAGTGGCGGAAATGAGCCAATGGGAGCGAGTTATGGTAAATTAATGATGTGGTTTTTTATCGTATCAGATGCCTTAACCTTCTCAGGTTTCCTTGCAGCTTATGGATTTTCTAGATTTAAATTTATTGAAACTTGGCCTTTAGCCGACGAAGTGTTTACACACTTTCCATTTTTACACGGAGTGTCAGCTCCTATGTATTATGTAGCCTTAATGACATTTATTTTGATCTTCTCTTCTGTAACAATGGTATTGGCTGTTGATGCAGGACATCAAATGAAGAAAGATAAAGTGGCACTTTACATGTTTTTAACCATCATTGGAGGTTTAATATTCGTGGGTTCTCAAGCTTGGGAGTGGAAAAACTTTATTAAAGGAGAGTATGGTGCAGTAGAAACAACAGGAGGTAGTTTACTTCAGTTTGTTGATAAAGACGGGAAACGTGTTGCATTGGCTGATTTTGCTAAAACATTGCCAGAAGAACGTGAGCAATTGACTCGTAACAAAGCGAAATGGTTTATGAGTGAGCCAGCTTTACCATCTTATTCTGTTGCTGAAGTACAAGCGGGCTTTAAAGCAAACCCAGATTTATTGGTTAGAACAGAAACTATCACTAAAGATAAAAAGAAATTAGTGCTTTCAAGAGCAGAGTCTGAAGCTCGATTAGCGGATGCAAAATTGGTTATTGAAGGTGCGAACTTAACGCATAACGAATACGGAAGTAAATTATTTGCTGACTTCTTTTTCTTTATTACAGGTTTTCACGGATTTCACGTATTTTCTGGGGTTGTAATCAATATCATTATCTTCTTTAATGTATTGTTAGGAACTTATGAAAAACGTAGAAGCTACGAAATGGTAGAGAAAGTTGGTTTATACTGGCACTTTGTAGATTTAGTTTGGGTATTTGTATTTACCGTATTTTATCTTGTTTAA
- a CDS encoding cytochrome C oxidase subunit IV family protein encodes MSHEHVSNTKRIWFVFGLLSVVTTVEVILGIIKPESLHFTNFLGMNLLNWIFYILTIVKAYYIVWAFMHMEGEKKSLQSSVVAPLIFLILYLLFILLTEGDYVFGVFKNSIIKWNF; translated from the coding sequence ATGTCACACGAACACGTTTCTAACACAAAAAGAATTTGGTTTGTTTTTGGTTTGCTTTCAGTGGTAACTACAGTTGAGGTTATCTTAGGTATTATCAAACCTGAATCATTACATTTTACTAATTTTCTTGGAATGAACTTGCTAAATTGGATATTCTATATATTGACAATTGTTAAAGCATATTATATTGTTTGGGCTTTTATGCACATGGAGGGAGAAAAAAAATCCTTGCAAAGTTCTGTTGTTGCCCCACTAATATTTTTAATTTTATATTTACTTTTTATTCTATTAACTGAAGGTGATTATGTATTCGGGGTTTTTAAAAATTCTATCATTAAATGGAATTTTTAA
- a CDS encoding SCO family protein, whose protein sequence is MFKNKSYIGISFIVLIFGIYAIPKIIDRVQGDAIVKSDRLDKDSGAGIAAESLVDIGKAPSFEFTNQDNKKINNESYEGKVYVLEFFFTTCPSICPKMNLSMLQIEKTFFGNPNFGIVSVTIDPKTDTPEVLKAHAKLLGVKSSNWNFLTGDKTAIFDLANKGFNLYAAANNKVSGGFEHSGLFALIDKKGHIRCRNDEFGNPILYYDGLDKKGVKDIQEDIKLLLKE, encoded by the coding sequence ATGTTTAAAAATAAATCGTACATAGGCATTTCATTTATTGTTTTAATTTTTGGAATTTATGCAATTCCTAAAATTATCGATCGTGTGCAAGGCGATGCAATTGTCAAATCAGATCGATTGGATAAAGATAGTGGAGCTGGAATTGCTGCAGAAAGTTTGGTAGACATTGGCAAAGCACCGTCTTTTGAATTTACTAATCAAGACAATAAAAAAATCAATAACGAATCTTACGAAGGGAAAGTTTATGTTTTGGAATTTTTCTTCACAACTTGTCCTTCCATTTGTCCAAAGATGAATTTGAGTATGTTGCAAATCGAGAAAACTTTTTTTGGCAACCCTAATTTTGGTATCGTATCAGTTACTATAGACCCAAAAACAGATACACCTGAAGTTTTAAAAGCGCATGCTAAGTTGTTAGGGGTTAAATCTTCAAATTGGAATTTTTTAACCGGAGACAAAACGGCTATTTTTGATTTGGCTAACAAAGGTTTTAATCTATATGCTGCTGCCAATAACAAAGTGAGTGGTGGTTTTGAGCATTCTGGTTTATTTGCTCTAATTGATAAAAAAGGACATATTCGTTGTAGAAATGATGAGTTTGGAAATCCTATTTTGTACTATGATGGATTAGATAAAAAAGGCGTTAAAGACATTCAAGAAGATATTAAATTACTTTTAAAAGAATAA
- a CDS encoding DUF420 domain-containing protein, translating to MEQNSVEQKYNKWIVLLSILIPVAVAILFKVKLKDFGIEVAPLRFLPPIYATINGITAVLLIWAVVAIKKGNRILHENLMKTAIGCSLAFLVMYIAYHMTTDSTSYGGEGVLRYVYFFILLSHILLSIAVIPLVLITYVRALAERFDKHKKIAKITFPIWLYVAVTGVIVYLMIAPYYAS from the coding sequence ATGGAACAAAATTCAGTTGAGCAGAAATACAATAAATGGATTGTACTATTATCTATTTTAATCCCTGTAGCGGTTGCTATATTGTTTAAAGTTAAATTAAAAGACTTTGGAATAGAAGTGGCTCCATTGCGATTTTTACCTCCAATCTATGCTACAATCAATGGGATAACAGCTGTTTTGCTAATTTGGGCAGTAGTAGCCATTAAAAAGGGGAATAGAATTTTACACGAAAATTTAATGAAAACCGCAATAGGTTGTTCATTGGCTTTTTTGGTAATGTATATAGCTTATCATATGACAACAGATTCTACTAGTTATGGTGGAGAAGGTGTACTTAGATATGTTTATTTCTTTATTCTTTTATCGCATATCCTTTTATCTATAGCTGTAATTCCGTTGGTGCTTATTACTTATGTTCGTGCACTCGCTGAAAGGTTTGATAAGCATAAGAAAATTGCCAAAATCACCTTCCCAATTTGGTTATATGTTGCAGTAACTGGAGTAATCGTTTATTTAATGATAGCGCCGTATTATGCGAGTTAA
- a CDS encoding DUF4403 family protein, with protein MSKIFLFITIIFAVTLFVSCSTSNKITALKPEPDDAVPLIYENSPSFINLPVTIKLKDIENKTNALLNGLIYEDNTIEDDDIELKVWKEAPITITNAHQGTTEKIKTVLPLKVWVKYRIGTKKLGVELYTYKEFNLNGVVTLHSDVNLTNWRMHTKTELKSLDWKESPTMVLLGKNVPITYTINPTISLFKSKIERKIDESIEKSMDFKPNVLDALEKICTPFEISEAYSSWLRITPIEVYTTEARLKNDSFVLEMGMKCNMETLIGTKPASKYDKSKILLKPVTQIPQQINTNIAAVSTYLEASRIMTKNFNGQVFGSGSKKVTVKQVTIWHKNDKMVIALDLLGSVNGTIYLSGFPQYNEKTKEIYFDKLDYVLDTKNRLMRTANWLAQGIILRKIEANCRYSIQPNLEEGKKSMMSYLTNYSPMPGVFVNGKMEDIQFQKIQLTNQAIIAFVNVKGNVKVTIDGLK; from the coding sequence ATGTCAAAAATTTTTCTATTTATTACCATTATATTTGCTGTTACATTATTTGTAAGTTGCTCAACATCAAATAAAATAACTGCTCTAAAACCAGAACCAGACGATGCAGTTCCTTTGATTTATGAAAACAGTCCTTCCTTTATCAACCTTCCGGTGACCATAAAACTTAAAGACATTGAAAACAAAACCAATGCGTTACTCAATGGACTGATTTATGAAGACAACACTATTGAAGACGACGATATTGAATTGAAGGTTTGGAAAGAAGCCCCAATAACTATAACCAACGCACACCAAGGAACAACTGAAAAAATAAAAACGGTTTTACCACTTAAAGTATGGGTAAAATATCGCATTGGCACCAAAAAATTAGGAGTAGAACTCTACACGTACAAAGAATTCAATTTAAATGGCGTGGTAACTTTACATAGTGATGTTAACCTAACTAATTGGCGAATGCATACCAAAACCGAATTGAAATCTTTAGACTGGAAAGAAAGTCCAACAATGGTACTATTAGGCAAAAACGTCCCAATTACCTATACAATCAACCCAACAATTAGTTTATTCAAATCTAAAATCGAAAGAAAAATTGATGAATCGATTGAAAAGTCAATGGATTTTAAACCCAACGTATTGGATGCACTTGAAAAAATCTGCACTCCGTTCGAAATAAGCGAAGCCTACTCCAGCTGGTTAAGAATTACTCCTATTGAAGTCTATACAACAGAAGCCAGACTAAAAAACGATTCTTTTGTATTAGAAATGGGAATGAAATGCAATATGGAAACGCTGATTGGCACAAAACCAGCATCAAAATATGACAAAAGCAAAATACTCTTAAAACCAGTAACACAAATTCCACAACAAATTAATACCAATATCGCAGCAGTTTCAACTTATCTAGAAGCTTCAAGAATAATGACAAAAAACTTTAATGGTCAAGTTTTTGGTTCTGGAAGTAAAAAAGTAACGGTAAAACAAGTAACCATTTGGCATAAAAATGACAAAATGGTGATTGCTTTAGACCTATTAGGAAGCGTAAACGGAACGATTTATCTTTCTGGTTTTCCTCAATACAATGAAAAAACAAAAGAAATATACTTTGATAAATTAGATTATGTTTTAGACACAAAAAACCGATTAATGAGAACTGCAAATTGGCTTGCGCAAGGCATTATTTTACGAAAAATAGAAGCCAATTGTAGGTATTCTATTCAGCCCAATTTAGAAGAAGGAAAAAAAAGTATGATGAGTTATCTCACTAATTATTCACCAATGCCAGGTGTTTTTGTAAATGGTAAAATGGAGGACATCCAATTTCAAAAAATTCAATTAACAAATCAAGCCATCATTGCTTTTGTTAACGTGAAAGGGAATGTTAAAGTCACCATAGATGGATTGAAATAA
- a CDS encoding ABC transporter ATP-binding protein, with the protein MIEIKDLHKSYKMGSSSLHVLKGINFNIKEGELVAIMGSSGSGKSTLLNILGILDEADSGSYILDNVPIKNLNETIASRYRNKFLGFVFQSFNLINYKTALDNVAMPLYYQGVKRKERNEIAMAYLKKVGLDSHSHHLPNELSGGQKQRVAIARALASNPKVLLADEPTGALDTKTSYEVMELIQGINDEGKTILIVTHEPDIAAMCKRNVVLKDGLIIDDKLVEQVRASSYV; encoded by the coding sequence ATGATTGAAATTAAAGACTTGCATAAATCCTACAAGATGGGTTCTTCTTCCTTACATGTGCTTAAAGGAATTAATTTCAATATTAAAGAAGGAGAGTTAGTAGCTATAATGGGTTCTTCTGGTTCAGGTAAATCAACCTTGCTTAATATTTTAGGGATATTGGATGAAGCAGATAGTGGAAGTTATATTTTAGATAATGTACCTATAAAAAACCTGAATGAAACCATTGCTTCTAGATACCGTAACAAGTTTCTAGGTTTCGTTTTTCAGTCCTTTAATTTGATTAATTACAAAACGGCTTTAGATAATGTAGCAATGCCTTTGTATTATCAAGGGGTGAAACGAAAAGAACGCAACGAAATTGCTATGGCTTATTTGAAAAAAGTAGGATTGGATAGTCACTCGCATCATTTACCTAACGAACTTTCTGGGGGACAAAAGCAAAGGGTTGCAATAGCTAGAGCTTTGGCTTCAAATCCAAAAGTATTATTAGCAGATGAACCAACAGGGGCATTAGATACCAAAACATCTTATGAAGTTATGGAGCTAATCCAAGGAATTAATGATGAAGGAAAAACCATTCTGATTGTAACTCACGAGCCAGATATTGCTGCAATGTGCAAGCGAAATGTAGTCTTGAAAGACGGATTGATAATAGATGATAAATTAGTAGAACAAGTAAGAGCTTCTTCTTATGTTTAA